A genomic segment from Nocardia cyriacigeorgica GUH-2 encodes:
- a CDS encoding VOC family protein, whose product MQKIVTNLWYDTEAEEAAEFYCSLFPDSKIIRVQRFAETGMREAGSVMTVDFELAGQRFTGINGGGEYQYTHAMSLLINCDSQDEVDRLWDALLADGGKEIECGWLYDKYGVPWQVWPAEADELLTGDPAAVDRATAAMLKMKKIDLAAMRAAYENA is encoded by the coding sequence ATGCAGAAGATCGTCACCAACCTCTGGTACGACACGGAGGCCGAGGAAGCGGCCGAGTTCTACTGTTCGCTGTTCCCGGACTCCAAGATCATCCGGGTGCAGCGCTTCGCCGAGACCGGCATGCGCGAGGCCGGCTCCGTCATGACCGTCGACTTCGAACTCGCTGGTCAGCGCTTTACCGGCATCAACGGCGGCGGCGAGTACCAGTACACCCACGCCATGTCGCTGCTCATCAACTGCGACAGCCAGGACGAGGTCGACCGGCTCTGGGATGCCCTGCTCGCCGACGGCGGCAAGGAGATCGAGTGCGGCTGGCTCTACGACAAGTACGGCGTCCCGTGGCAGGTGTGGCCTGCCGAAGCCGATGAACTGCTCACCGGCGATCCGGCCGCCGTCGACCGCGCCACCGCCGCGATGCTGAAGATGAAGAAGATCGACCTGGCGGCGATGCGGGCGGCCTACGAGAACGCCTGA